One genomic segment of Amycolatopsis sp. WQ 127309 includes these proteins:
- a CDS encoding LysR family transcriptional regulator encodes MDLGRLRTLREFADRGSVTAAARALHCTPSAVSQQLRALQGEVGLPLTEPAGRGLRLTDAGRALVARADEVLAALERAESELDTYRSAPRGRVRVAIFQSAGLMLLPGLLTRVAGYEGLEIDVRDVDMTPPEVPGLVADYDVVVAHRDEHAPEFDAGRLDVVPLLREPLDVALPAGHRLANRRRVELPELADERWISVDFGFPVDDVLRSLTVRTGVRPVVVQRINDFRITERLVAAGHGIALLPRYTMDTRRGSGLIGRPLAGIRAARLVEVVCRTGALQRPAVAQVIEELRAEVAQLTGS; translated from the coding sequence GTGGATCTGGGTCGCCTGCGCACGCTGCGGGAGTTCGCCGACCGCGGGAGCGTGACGGCGGCCGCTCGCGCGCTGCACTGCACGCCGTCCGCGGTGTCGCAGCAACTACGCGCGTTGCAAGGCGAAGTCGGCCTGCCGCTCACCGAACCGGCGGGCCGCGGCCTGCGGCTGACCGACGCCGGCCGCGCGCTGGTCGCCCGGGCCGACGAGGTGCTGGCCGCGCTGGAGCGCGCCGAGTCCGAACTGGACACCTACCGCAGCGCGCCGCGCGGGCGCGTGCGGGTCGCGATCTTCCAGTCAGCCGGGCTGATGCTGCTGCCGGGCCTGCTCACCCGCGTCGCCGGGTACGAGGGCCTCGAGATCGACGTCCGGGACGTCGACATGACGCCACCGGAGGTGCCGGGCCTGGTCGCGGACTACGACGTCGTCGTGGCGCACCGCGACGAGCACGCGCCGGAGTTCGACGCCGGCCGCCTCGACGTCGTCCCGCTGCTGCGCGAACCCCTCGACGTCGCGCTCCCGGCCGGGCACCGGCTGGCGAACCGGCGCCGCGTCGAGCTGCCGGAGCTGGCCGACGAACGCTGGATCAGCGTCGACTTCGGCTTCCCGGTGGACGACGTGCTGCGCTCGCTGACCGTCCGCACCGGCGTCCGGCCGGTGGTGGTGCAGCGGATCAACGACTTCCGGATCACCGAACGGCTGGTCGCGGCCGGGCACGGCATCGCGCTGCTGCCGCGGTACACGATGGACACCCGCCGCGGCAGCGGCCTGATCGGCCGGCCGCTGGCCGGGATCCGCGCGGCCCGCCTGGTGGAAGTGGTCTGCCGCACCGGCGCGCTGCAGCGTCCGGCCGTGGCCCAGGTGATCGAAGAGCTGCGCGCGGAGGTCGCTCAGCTCACCGGCTCGTGA
- a CDS encoding TetR/AcrR family transcriptional regulator, with the protein METQAAATTARGQRTRDAIVDAAAELMYVHGVAGTSVDKVLAASGAGKSQMYHYFKNKDQLVEAVIDRYLAQILGNQPAIFTLASWADFDTWTEQLLDVQRRAAAPIPCPLGNLAGELGDDPKVRPLLDQAYRTWESHLTRGLERLRDQGELPADADPARLAQAAMACVQGGLLLAHIRGDLTALEDALHIAVAHLRAHRTS; encoded by the coding sequence ATGGAGACGCAAGCAGCGGCCACGACCGCGCGTGGCCAGCGGACCCGCGACGCGATCGTCGACGCGGCGGCGGAGCTGATGTACGTCCACGGCGTCGCGGGCACGAGCGTCGACAAGGTGCTCGCCGCGAGCGGGGCCGGGAAATCGCAGATGTACCACTACTTCAAGAACAAGGATCAGCTGGTCGAGGCCGTGATCGACCGCTACCTGGCGCAGATCCTCGGCAACCAGCCGGCGATCTTCACGCTGGCGTCGTGGGCTGATTTCGACACGTGGACCGAGCAGCTGCTCGACGTCCAGCGCCGCGCCGCGGCGCCGATCCCGTGCCCGCTCGGCAACCTGGCCGGCGAACTCGGCGACGACCCGAAGGTGAGGCCGCTGCTCGACCAGGCCTACCGGACCTGGGAGTCCCACCTGACGCGCGGCCTCGAACGGCTACGCGACCAGGGCGAACTCCCGGCCGACGCCGACCCGGCGCGGCTCGCCCAGGCCGCGATGGCGTGTGTACAGGGCGGCCTGCTGCTGGCCCACATCCGCGGCGACCTGACGGCCTTGGAGGACGCGCTGCACATCGCCGTCGCCCACCTCCGCGCTCACCGCACGTCGTGA